A section of the Agromyces aurantiacus genome encodes:
- a CDS encoding WXG100 family type VII secretion target: MADFGASYGEMEAMATKLSDARDDIQSQLDQLKSSVDSLLGNDFKTQHASGKFGQGYEELTTGLKNAVDGIGEMGEALRGMMQAIQDLDQQLAGR; this comes from the coding sequence ATGGCGGATTTCGGCGCCTCCTACGGCGAGATGGAAGCGATGGCCACCAAGCTGAGCGACGCGCGTGACGACATCCAGTCGCAGCTCGACCAGCTCAAGAGCTCGGTCGACTCGCTCCTCGGCAACGACTTCAAGACGCAGCACGCGTCCGGCAAGTTCGGTCAGGGCTACGAGGAGCTGACCACGGGCCTGAAGAACGCGGTCGACGGCATCGGCGAGATGGGCGAGGCCCTGCGCGGCATGATGCAGGCGATCCAGGACCTCGACCAGCAGCTCGCCGGTCGCTGA
- a CDS encoding FtsK/SpoIIIE domain-containing protein, with protein sequence MKLKLGLRRQSGPGVDVVVTADATATVGDLARAVAETDPAAAHLPRHDGPLTLAVAPPTSSEPVVLDPATLAADAPIGSGFNAAVVAPAARATMGDAPVAVMHVHSGPDAGREYPLRRGHGVIGRAADADVVLADPLVSKRHARVEVDQGVELVDLNSANGLVVDGGLVTRVRALPGVAVTIGDTVVSFSMLAGTDAAADPVLERGGALMFNRSPRVEARYAGTAYAEPRVPSEENPRLFPWPMLASPVLMGLGIFAITGRPASLLIVALTPVMLVANFLGSRMGSGKKLQQEIETFEVQLEQLEETLERERRIERERRHDETPPVATVYEQAMRLGPLLWTRRPEHWNFLAVRLGVGRARSRNSVREPQASLPGIAKYARQVDVLRERSREIDDVPIMEVLSSSGALGIAGPANLAADALRGLAVQLFGLHAPNDVVAAAIVDPAWSRELDWLKWLPHTSGDRNPVGGAALADSPSAGAALLSALEELILARLQESPVRRGPLADDDTSMARGSKVGTPGGARDEPRPDSALILIVSADAPVDRPRLVQLIERGAEVGIHALFVGPTVASLPAACRTYVDVTDGLEHARVGVVRSGTEYPEVAVEGVSMRYAEVFARRLAPVVDASTVVQDSSDLPRTVSMLSLIGDEMARDADAVVERWRQNASVVDRSGAKLPRLKRAGTLKAFVGQGSPDAMTLDLRTQGPHALVGGTTGAGKSEFLQAWVLGMAAEYSPDRVTFLFVDYKGGSAFADCVDLPHCVGLVTDLSPHLVRRALTSLRAELHHREHLFNRKKAKDLLELEKRQDPETPPALVIVIDEFAALAGDVPEFVDGVVDIAQRGRSLGIHLIMATQRPAGVIKDNLRANTNLRVALRMADESDSRDVVGDAVAAGFDPSIPGRGIAKTGPGRLVPFQSAYAGGWTSEEPDVADVRLAELRFGSTVVWEREGARDDDDAHAGDPGPNDQKRMVRTFIAAAGAAGIPRPRRPWLDELATAVPIESLPHHGDADVVFGVADVPERQLQTPMSFVPDRDGAMLVYGTSGSGKSTLLRSLAIAIGMRPELGSAEVFGLDFGAGALRSLEALPHVGSIVPGDDPERIQRLLRTLNELLDRRARAFSAANAASLTEYRQLSGLDEPRVLLVIDGFATFKAEWDSTTVRMPFYNVVMRILGEGRPLGVHVVATADRAGAVPTAVSANVTKRVVLRLSDEAGYQVLGVPKDVLGDRSVPGRAIVEGLETQIAVLGGTSNVAEQTRALDRLAGELRSRGAAEVAPIGALPSSFGAASLPAAVGAEPVLGLADETLGPIGFEPVGTFAITGPPQSGKTNAMRTVVDAVRRFDPDARLFHLAGRRAQLAEHAPWVRSATTVEAVKLLAKELVDVVGDTAVPGRLVIVVENVTQFADSDAERPLKELFQAVNRSDHFLVGDADVATLSSGFGFVGDFKAGRRGVALRPDAFDGDSVFKTPFPKVKRSDFPEGRGIFVQNGRTATVHLPLAE encoded by the coding sequence GTGAAGCTCAAGCTCGGACTGCGACGGCAGAGCGGGCCCGGCGTCGACGTCGTCGTCACGGCGGATGCCACGGCGACGGTCGGCGACCTCGCGCGCGCCGTGGCCGAGACCGACCCCGCGGCCGCGCACCTGCCCCGCCACGACGGCCCGCTGACGCTCGCGGTGGCGCCGCCGACCTCGTCGGAACCCGTCGTCCTCGATCCCGCCACGCTCGCGGCCGACGCGCCCATCGGCTCCGGCTTCAACGCGGCGGTGGTCGCGCCCGCCGCGCGCGCGACGATGGGCGACGCCCCCGTCGCGGTCATGCACGTGCACTCGGGCCCCGATGCGGGCCGCGAGTACCCGCTGCGACGCGGCCACGGGGTGATCGGGCGGGCCGCCGACGCCGACGTGGTACTCGCCGACCCGCTCGTCTCGAAGCGGCACGCGCGCGTCGAGGTCGACCAGGGCGTCGAGCTCGTCGACCTCAACTCGGCCAACGGCCTGGTCGTCGACGGCGGCCTCGTCACGCGCGTGCGGGCCCTCCCGGGCGTCGCGGTCACGATCGGCGACACCGTCGTCTCCTTCAGCATGCTGGCGGGCACGGATGCCGCGGCCGACCCCGTGCTCGAGCGCGGCGGCGCGCTCATGTTCAACCGGTCGCCGCGCGTCGAGGCCCGGTACGCGGGCACCGCCTACGCCGAGCCGCGCGTCCCGAGCGAGGAGAACCCCCGGCTCTTCCCGTGGCCGATGCTCGCCTCGCCGGTGCTCATGGGCCTCGGCATCTTCGCGATCACGGGCCGGCCGGCGTCGCTGCTGATCGTGGCGCTCACGCCCGTCATGCTCGTCGCCAACTTCCTCGGCTCGCGCATGGGCAGCGGCAAGAAGCTCCAGCAGGAGATCGAGACCTTCGAGGTTCAGCTCGAGCAGCTCGAGGAGACGCTCGAGCGCGAGCGCCGGATCGAACGCGAACGGCGGCACGACGAGACCCCGCCCGTCGCGACGGTGTACGAGCAGGCGATGCGCCTCGGACCGCTGCTGTGGACCCGCCGACCCGAGCACTGGAACTTCCTCGCGGTTCGGCTGGGCGTCGGCCGGGCGCGTTCGCGCAACTCGGTGCGCGAGCCGCAGGCGTCGCTGCCGGGCATCGCGAAGTACGCCAGGCAGGTCGACGTGCTGCGCGAGCGCTCGCGCGAGATCGACGACGTGCCGATCATGGAGGTGCTCTCCAGCTCGGGGGCGCTCGGCATCGCCGGTCCGGCGAACCTCGCGGCCGATGCGCTGCGAGGCCTCGCGGTGCAGTTGTTCGGGCTGCACGCGCCCAACGACGTGGTGGCCGCCGCCATCGTCGACCCCGCGTGGAGCCGCGAACTCGATTGGCTGAAGTGGCTGCCGCACACCTCGGGCGACCGCAATCCCGTCGGCGGCGCGGCCCTGGCCGACAGTCCCTCCGCGGGCGCGGCCCTCCTGAGCGCGCTCGAGGAGCTCATCCTCGCGCGGCTGCAGGAGTCGCCCGTGCGGCGGGGACCCCTCGCCGACGACGACACGTCGATGGCCCGCGGCTCCAAGGTCGGCACGCCCGGCGGCGCCCGCGACGAGCCCCGGCCCGACTCGGCGCTCATCCTCATCGTGTCCGCCGACGCGCCGGTCGACCGGCCGCGGCTCGTGCAGCTCATCGAGCGCGGCGCCGAGGTCGGCATCCACGCGCTGTTCGTCGGACCGACCGTCGCGTCGCTGCCGGCCGCGTGCCGCACGTACGTCGACGTGACCGACGGGCTCGAGCACGCGCGCGTCGGCGTCGTACGATCGGGCACCGAGTACCCGGAGGTCGCGGTCGAGGGGGTCTCGATGCGCTACGCCGAGGTCTTCGCGCGGCGGCTCGCGCCCGTGGTCGACGCGAGCACGGTCGTGCAGGACTCCAGCGACCTGCCGCGGACCGTGTCGATGCTCTCGCTGATCGGCGACGAGATGGCCCGCGACGCCGACGCCGTCGTCGAACGCTGGCGCCAGAACGCCTCGGTCGTCGACCGGTCGGGCGCCAAGCTGCCGCGGCTCAAGCGCGCGGGCACCCTCAAGGCCTTCGTGGGCCAGGGCAGCCCCGACGCGATGACGCTCGACCTGCGCACGCAGGGGCCGCACGCGCTCGTGGGCGGCACCACGGGCGCCGGCAAGTCCGAGTTCCTGCAGGCATGGGTGCTCGGGATGGCGGCGGAGTACAGCCCCGACCGGGTCACGTTCCTGTTCGTGGACTACAAGGGCGGCTCGGCGTTCGCCGACTGCGTCGACCTGCCCCACTGCGTCGGCCTCGTGACCGACCTCAGCCCGCACCTCGTGCGCCGCGCGCTCACGAGCCTGCGCGCCGAGCTGCACCACCGCGAGCACCTGTTCAACCGCAAGAAGGCCAAGGACCTGCTCGAGCTGGAGAAGCGGCAGGATCCCGAGACGCCTCCCGCGCTGGTCATCGTGATCGACGAGTTCGCGGCGCTCGCGGGCGACGTGCCCGAGTTCGTCGACGGCGTCGTGGACATCGCGCAGCGCGGCCGGTCGCTCGGCATCCACCTGATCATGGCCACCCAGCGGCCCGCGGGCGTGATCAAGGACAACCTGCGCGCGAACACGAACCTGCGCGTCGCGCTGCGCATGGCCGACGAGTCCGACTCGCGGGACGTGGTGGGCGACGCGGTCGCGGCCGGGTTCGACCCGTCGATCCCCGGGCGCGGGATCGCGAAGACGGGGCCCGGGCGTCTCGTCCCGTTCCAGTCCGCCTACGCCGGCGGCTGGACGAGCGAGGAGCCCGACGTGGCCGACGTCCGCCTCGCAGAGCTCCGGTTCGGCTCGACGGTCGTGTGGGAGCGCGAGGGCGCCCGCGACGACGACGACGCGCACGCGGGCGATCCGGGACCCAACGACCAGAAGCGGATGGTGCGCACCTTCATCGCGGCCGCCGGCGCCGCGGGCATCCCCCGGCCGCGCCGTCCCTGGCTCGACGAGCTCGCGACGGCGGTGCCGATCGAGTCCCTGCCGCACCACGGCGACGCCGACGTCGTGTTCGGTGTCGCGGACGTCCCCGAGCGGCAGCTGCAGACGCCGATGTCGTTCGTCCCCGACCGCGACGGCGCGATGCTCGTGTACGGCACGAGCGGGTCGGGCAAGTCGACCCTGCTGCGCAGCCTCGCCATCGCGATCGGGATGCGGCCCGAGCTCGGTTCCGCCGAGGTGTTCGGGCTGGACTTCGGGGCCGGCGCGCTGCGCTCGCTCGAGGCCCTCCCGCACGTCGGCTCGATCGTGCCGGGCGACGATCCCGAACGGATCCAGCGCCTGCTGCGCACGCTGAACGAGCTCCTCGACCGTCGGGCGCGCGCGTTCAGCGCCGCCAACGCCGCGAGCCTCACCGAGTACCGGCAGCTGAGCGGGCTCGACGAGCCGCGGGTGCTGCTCGTCATCGACGGATTCGCGACCTTCAAGGCCGAATGGGATTCGACGACCGTGCGCATGCCGTTCTACAACGTGGTCATGCGCATCCTCGGCGAGGGCCGGCCGCTCGGCGTGCACGTCGTGGCGACGGCGGATCGCGCGGGGGCCGTGCCGACCGCCGTGAGCGCCAACGTCACCAAGCGCGTCGTGCTGCGCCTGAGCGACGAGGCGGGCTACCAGGTGCTGGGCGTGCCGAAGGATGTGCTCGGCGACCGCTCGGTTCCCGGCCGCGCGATCGTCGAGGGGCTCGAGACGCAGATCGCCGTCCTGGGCGGCACGTCGAACGTCGCCGAGCAGACGCGCGCGCTCGACCGGCTCGCCGGGGAGCTCCGTTCCCGCGGTGCGGCCGAGGTCGCGCCGATCGGGGCGCTGCCCTCGTCGTTCGGGGCCGCGTCGCTTCCCGCCGCGGTCGGAGCCGAGCCCGTGCTCGGGCTGGCCGACGAGACCCTCGGCCCCATCGGCTTCGAACCCGTCGGCACGTTCGCGATCACCGGGCCGCCGCAGAGCGGCAAGACGAACGCGATGCGGACGGTCGTCGACGCGGTGCGCCGGTTCGATCCCGACGCGCGCCTGTTCCACCTCGCCGGGCGACGTGCGCAGCTGGCCGAGCATGCGCCCTGGGTGCGCAGCGCGACGACCGTGGAGGCCGTGAAGCTGCTCGCGAAGGAGCTGGTCGACGTCGTGGGCGACACCGCCGTCCCGGGCCGGCTCGTGATCGTGGTCGAGAACGTCACGCAGTTCGCCGACTCCGACGCCGAACGACCGCTGAAGGAGCTGTTCCAGGCGGTGAACCGCAGCGATCACTTCCTCGTCGGCGATGCGGATGTCGCGACGCTCTCGAGCGGGTTCGGCTTCGTCGGCGACTTCAAGGCCGGGCGGCGCGGGGTCGCCCTGCGCCCCGACGCGTTCGACGGGGACTCGGTCTTCAAGACGCCCTTCCCGAAGGTCAAGCGCTCGGACTTCCCCGAGGGCCGAGGCATCTTCGTGCAGAACGGGCGCACCGCGACCGTGCACCTCCCGCTCGCCGAGTGA
- a CDS encoding RDD family protein yields MSITMHADEPVPGLAPDGRPDPAYAAALGLRPAPGGRRAAAFALDAAAWALLAIPAVIGWVQLVPVALAPTGAAPDVAALVGPLVLVGAGQVLLAAFGITQLALHGRRGVTIGKASLGLRSVNVASFARPGFWRVALRALVLWSAQAVLPLIGPALCFASGARDPEGRGRSWLDRIGRCWVVDARHALDPFDAKALRHARRQAEASPHAERPALPSLATDRAIDERTFIPAARSSSGVVATASAVPASGAEAGAWSPPPLASAPPPASARASDAVVAPGAAPAIEEPRAGTRPSAVLVFADGARHAASGTILLGRSPARAEGDPADAMLLPLADDSMGLSKTHAAVEVGARGVHVVDRWSSNGTGIVAADGAVQVLEPGVRHAVPAGATVRLGGLEFRVEGVRS; encoded by the coding sequence TTGAGCATCACCATGCACGCCGACGAGCCGGTGCCCGGCCTCGCGCCCGACGGGCGGCCCGATCCGGCGTACGCCGCCGCCCTCGGCCTGCGGCCGGCCCCGGGCGGGCGTCGCGCCGCGGCGTTCGCGCTCGATGCCGCGGCCTGGGCGCTGCTCGCGATCCCGGCCGTCATCGGCTGGGTCCAGCTCGTCCCGGTCGCGCTCGCCCCGACCGGCGCCGCACCCGACGTCGCGGCGCTCGTCGGCCCGCTCGTGCTCGTCGGGGCCGGGCAGGTGCTGCTCGCGGCGTTCGGCATCACCCAGCTCGCGCTGCACGGCCGGCGCGGCGTCACGATCGGCAAGGCGTCCCTGGGCCTGCGCTCGGTGAACGTCGCGAGCTTCGCCCGCCCCGGGTTCTGGCGCGTCGCGCTGCGCGCGCTCGTGCTCTGGTCGGCGCAGGCGGTGCTTCCGCTCATCGGCCCGGCCCTGTGCTTCGCGTCGGGCGCGCGGGATCCGGAGGGCCGGGGGAGGAGCTGGCTCGACCGCATCGGCCGGTGCTGGGTCGTCGACGCGCGGCACGCGCTCGACCCGTTCGACGCGAAGGCGCTCCGGCACGCGCGTCGCCAGGCAGAGGCGAGCCCCCACGCGGAGCGCCCGGCGCTGCCCTCGCTCGCGACCGACCGCGCGATCGACGAGCGCACATTCATCCCCGCGGCACGATCGAGCTCGGGCGTGGTCGCGACCGCCTCGGCCGTGCCGGCATCCGGGGCGGAGGCGGGCGCATGGTCGCCGCCGCCGCTCGCGTCCGCGCCGCCGCCTGCCTCCGCACGCGCCTCCGACGCGGTCGTCGCTCCCGGCGCGGCGCCCGCGATCGAGGAGCCGCGCGCCGGCACCCGGCCGTCGGCCGTGCTCGTGTTCGCCGACGGCGCGCGGCACGCGGCATCCGGCACCATCCTGCTCGGACGCAGCCCCGCGCGAGCGGAGGGCGATCCGGCCGACGCGATGCTCCTGCCCCTCGCCGACGACTCGATGGGCCTCTCGAAGACGCACGCGGCCGTCGAGGTCGGCGCGCGCGGCGTGCACGTGGTCGACCGCTGGTCGAGCAACGGCACCGGCATCGTCGCGGCCGACGGCGCCGTGCAGGTGCTCGAGCCCGGCGTGCGGCACGCGGTCCCGGCCGGCGCGACCGTCCGGCTCGGCGGCCTGGAGTTCCGCGTCGAGGGGGTGCGCTCGTGA
- the rpoC gene encoding DNA-directed RNA polymerase subunit beta' codes for MLDATTFDELRIGLATADDIRKWSYGEVKKPETINYRTLKPEKDGLFGEQIFGPSRDWECACGKYKRVRFKGIVCERCGVEVTKSSVRRERMGHIELAAPVTHIWYFKGVPSRLGYLLDMAPKDLEKVIYFAAYMVIDVDEDGRHQDMPGLENELRLEIKTIGDQRDARIADLMKRKEEELAALEAEGAKSDQRKRAEAAADKEMAGVRKSADEQIAHLERVWEDFRTLKVGDLKPEDSVFQELQDRFGMYFEAYMGAEAIKKRLLSFDLQAEADDLHLQIAEGKGQKKIRAIKRLKVVNSFLQTGHSPAAMVLDVVPVIPPELRPMVQLDGGRFATSDLNDLYRRVINRNNRLRRLLDLGAPEIIVNNEKRMLQEAVDALFDNGRRGRPVTGTGNRALKSLSDMLKGKQGRFRQNLLGKRVDYSGRSVIVVGPQLKLHQCGLPKQMALELFKPFVIKRLIDLSHAQNIKAAKRMVERSRPQVWDVLEEIIRERPVLLNRAPTLHRLGIQAFEPQLVEGKAIQLHPLVCAAFNADFDGDQMAVHLPLSVEAQAEARILMLASNNILKPSDGRPVTLPSQDMIIGLHHLTTEKPGAAGEGRAFSSIAEAILAFDQNRPGELALDLGAKVKIRLDGLHFREGDEPEGFVQGQPFLLETTLGRALFNEALPEDYPYFNQQAGKGQISSIVNDLAERYPKTEVAATLDRIKDAGFRWATRSGVTVALSDIITPPSKGEIVSKYEKQAAKVQSQFEKGLTTDLERRQELIQIWTKATDEVAKAMQENFPTDNTINRMVTSGARGNWLQVRNIAGMRGLVNNPKGEIIPRPIISSYREGLSVAEYFIATHGARKGLADTALRTADSGYLTRRLVDVSQDVIIREDDCGTTKGLELPIATVSSSGELVRDPNVENSVFARSLAADAVNAKGEVVAEAGDDVGDVLIDKLVAAGVESIKVRSVLTCESAVGVCAKCYGRSLATGKLVDIGEAVGIIAAQSIGEPGTQLTMRTFHTGGSASADDITQGLPRVQELFEARTPKGASPIAEAAGRITIDETEKQRKVILTPDSGDEPIAYNVLKRSTLLVEDGQHVELGHQLIVGTVDPKEVLRVKGVREVQKHLVNGVQDVYRSQGVPIHDKHIEVIVRQMLRKVTVVDHGDTDLLPGELVDRSRYNEINRAALTEGRKTASARQEVMGITKASLATESWLSAASFQETTRVLTQAAMEGKSDPLVGLKENVIIGKLIPAGTGLAKYRSVSVEATEEAKAERYPNRIFADDASFSEGDLSFVDFDSFSSDDFTPGNYS; via the coding sequence TTGCTCGACGCAACGACGTTCGATGAGCTCCGCATCGGCCTGGCCACCGCCGACGACATCCGCAAGTGGTCCTACGGCGAGGTCAAGAAGCCGGAGACCATCAACTACCGCACGCTGAAGCCCGAGAAGGACGGGCTCTTCGGCGAGCAGATCTTCGGGCCCTCCCGCGACTGGGAGTGCGCCTGCGGCAAGTACAAGCGCGTCCGCTTCAAGGGCATCGTGTGCGAGCGATGCGGTGTCGAGGTCACCAAGTCCTCGGTCCGCCGCGAGCGCATGGGCCACATCGAGCTCGCCGCGCCCGTCACGCACATCTGGTACTTCAAGGGCGTCCCCTCGCGCCTCGGCTACCTGCTCGACATGGCGCCGAAGGACCTCGAGAAGGTCATCTACTTCGCCGCGTACATGGTCATCGACGTGGACGAGGACGGCCGTCACCAGGACATGCCCGGTCTCGAGAACGAGCTCCGGCTCGAGATCAAGACCATCGGCGACCAGCGCGACGCGCGCATCGCCGACCTCATGAAGCGCAAGGAGGAGGAGCTCGCGGCCCTGGAGGCCGAGGGCGCCAAGTCCGACCAGCGCAAGCGCGCCGAGGCCGCCGCCGACAAGGAGATGGCCGGCGTCCGCAAGTCCGCCGACGAGCAGATCGCGCACCTCGAGCGCGTCTGGGAGGACTTCCGCACGCTGAAGGTCGGCGACCTCAAGCCCGAGGACTCCGTCTTCCAGGAGCTGCAGGACCGCTTCGGCATGTACTTCGAGGCCTACATGGGCGCCGAGGCGATCAAGAAGCGCCTCCTGTCCTTCGACCTCCAGGCCGAGGCCGACGACCTGCACCTGCAGATCGCCGAGGGCAAGGGCCAGAAGAAGATCCGCGCGATCAAGCGGCTCAAGGTCGTCAACTCGTTCCTGCAGACCGGCCACTCGCCGGCCGCGATGGTGCTCGACGTGGTCCCCGTGATCCCGCCGGAGCTCCGCCCGATGGTCCAGCTCGACGGCGGCCGCTTCGCGACCTCCGACCTCAACGACCTGTACCGTCGCGTGATCAACCGGAACAACCGCCTCCGTCGCCTGCTCGACCTCGGCGCGCCCGAGATCATCGTGAACAACGAGAAGCGCATGCTCCAGGAGGCCGTCGACGCGCTGTTCGACAACGGCCGCCGCGGCCGCCCCGTCACGGGCACCGGCAACCGCGCCCTGAAGTCCCTGAGCGACATGCTCAAGGGCAAGCAGGGTCGCTTCCGCCAGAACCTGCTCGGCAAGCGCGTGGACTACTCGGGCCGTTCGGTCATCGTCGTCGGTCCGCAGCTGAAGCTGCACCAGTGCGGCCTGCCCAAGCAGATGGCGCTCGAGCTGTTCAAGCCGTTCGTCATCAAGCGCCTGATCGACCTGAGCCACGCGCAGAACATCAAGGCCGCCAAGCGCATGGTCGAGCGGTCGCGCCCGCAGGTGTGGGACGTGCTCGAGGAGATCATCCGCGAGCGCCCCGTGCTGCTCAACCGCGCGCCCACGCTGCACCGCCTCGGCATCCAGGCCTTCGAGCCGCAGCTCGTCGAGGGCAAGGCCATCCAGCTGCACCCGCTCGTCTGCGCCGCGTTCAACGCGGACTTCGACGGCGACCAGATGGCCGTGCACCTGCCGCTGTCGGTCGAGGCCCAGGCCGAGGCCCGCATCCTCATGCTGGCGTCGAACAACATCCTCAAGCCGTCGGACGGCCGTCCGGTGACCCTGCCCTCGCAGGACATGATCATCGGCCTGCACCACCTGACGACCGAGAAGCCGGGCGCCGCCGGCGAGGGCCGCGCGTTCTCGTCGATCGCCGAGGCGATCCTCGCGTTCGACCAGAACCGCCCGGGCGAGCTCGCGCTCGACCTCGGCGCCAAGGTGAAGATCCGTCTCGACGGGCTCCACTTCCGCGAGGGCGACGAGCCCGAGGGCTTCGTGCAGGGGCAGCCGTTCCTGCTCGAGACCACCCTCGGCCGCGCGCTCTTCAACGAGGCGCTGCCCGAGGACTACCCGTACTTCAACCAGCAGGCGGGCAAGGGTCAGATCTCCTCGATCGTCAACGACCTCGCCGAGCGCTACCCGAAGACCGAGGTGGCCGCGACGCTCGACCGCATCAAGGACGCCGGCTTCCGCTGGGCGACCCGTTCGGGCGTGACCGTCGCGCTGTCCGACATCATCACGCCCCCGAGCAAGGGCGAGATCGTCTCGAAGTACGAGAAGCAGGCCGCCAAGGTGCAGTCGCAGTTCGAGAAGGGCCTCACGACCGACCTCGAGCGTCGCCAGGAGCTCATCCAGATCTGGACCAAGGCCACCGACGAGGTCGCCAAGGCCATGCAGGAGAACTTCCCGACCGACAACACCATCAACCGCATGGTGACCTCGGGCGCTCGAGGCAACTGGCTGCAGGTGCGCAACATCGCCGGTATGCGAGGCCTCGTGAACAACCCGAAGGGCGAGATCATCCCGCGCCCGATCATCTCCTCGTACCGCGAGGGGCTGTCGGTGGCGGAGTACTTCATCGCCACGCACGGTGCCCGCAAGGGCCTCGCCGACACCGCGCTCCGCACGGCCGACTCGGGCTACCTGACCCGTCGTCTGGTCGACGTCTCGCAGGATGTCATCATCCGCGAGGACGACTGCGGCACCACGAAGGGTCTCGAGCTGCCGATCGCCACGGTCTCGTCCTCGGGCGAGCTCGTGCGCGACCCGAACGTCGAGAACTCGGTGTTCGCCCGGTCGCTCGCGGCCGACGCGGTGAACGCCAAGGGCGAGGTCGTGGCCGAGGCCGGCGACGACGTGGGCGACGTGCTCATCGACAAGCTGGTCGCGGCGGGCGTCGAGTCGATCAAGGTCCGCTCGGTGCTCACCTGCGAGTCCGCGGTCGGCGTGTGCGCCAAGTGCTACGGCCGCTCGCTCGCGACCGGCAAGCTCGTCGACATCGGCGAGGCGGTCGGCATCATCGCCGCCCAGTCGATCGGCGAGCCCGGCACGCAGCTCACGATGCGCACCTTCCACACCGGTGGTTCGGCGTCGGCCGACGACATCACGCAGGGTCTGCCCCGCGTGCAGGAGCTCTTCGAGGCCCGCACCCCCAAGGGCGCGTCGCCGATCGCCGAGGCCGCCGGCCGCATCACGATCGACGAGACCGAGAAGCAGCGCAAGGTCATCCTCACGCCCGACAGCGGCGACGAGCCGATCGCGTACAACGTGCTCAAGCGCTCGACGCTGCTCGTCGAGGACGGCCAGCACGTCGAGCTCGGCCACCAGCTGATCGTCGGCACGGTCGACCCGAAGGAGGTCCTCCGGGTCAAGGGCGTGCGCGAGGTGCAGAAGCACCTGGTCAACGGCGTGCAGGACGTGTACCGCTCGCAGGGCGTGCCGATCCACGACAAGCACATCGAGGTCATCGTGCGCCAGATGCTGCGCAAGGTCACGGTCGTCGACCACGGCGACACCGACCTGCTGCCGGGTGAGCTCGTCGACCGTTCGCGGTACAACGAGATCAACCGCGCCGCGCTCACCGAGGGCCGCAAGACGGCCTCGGCCCGCCAGGAGGTCATGGGCATCACCAAGGCCTCGCTCGCGACCGAGTCGTGGCTGTCGGCCGCGTCCTTCCAGGAGACGACCCGCGTGCTCACGCAGGCCGCCATGGAGGGCAAGTCCGACCCGCTGGTCGGCCTCAAGGAGAACGTGATCATCGGAAAGCTGATCCCGGCCGGTACGGGCCTCGCCAAGTACCGGAGCGTGTCGGTGGAGGCGACCGAGGAGGCGAAGGCCGAGCGGTACCCCAACCGCATCTTCGCCGACGACGCGTCCTTCAGCGAGGGCGACCTGAGCTTCGTCGACTTCGACTCGTTCTCGAGCGACGACTTCACGCCCGGCAACTACAGCTGA